GTAATTTTTTTAAGCTTTCATAAGGAAGAGAGTTTATTTGCGTACAAATACTATGTGCCACGCTATATTCCTATTATCTTTGTTGTATATATGTCAATATCAAGATGTTTAGAGATTGTATCTCTAATACATATATTTTGGAAATATTAAACATAGATTTGTATTATGAAAAAGTGATCAGATAAATCATCAATATGTAATCATGTCTTAAGTACACTGCGAAAATATGAATAAATTTTACTTTGGGCGAAGTGTAGGAAATAAAATCACATCACGAATAGTATGATTATTGGTTAGCAGCATGATCAAACGATCAATTCCTATTCCAATACCTGCTGTAGGGGGTAATCCATATTCTAATGCAATTAGATAATCTGAATCATAATTTATGTGAACATTATTATTATTATTTTTATCTCTTTTTTCATATGTTTGTTTTAAAAAACGTTTTTTTTGATCTTCTGGATCGTTTAATTCTGAAAAACCATTTCCTATTTCTCGCCCAGCAATAAAAAGTTCAAATCGATCGGCACACTCTGGATTGGTATCATTACGACGTGCTAATGGAGATACTTCTATCGGATAAGAAGTAATGCAAGTTGGTTGAATTATTTTTTTTTCTATTGCTTCTTCAAAAATAGCCATGTGTATTCTATGTAACGTCCAGTAATTCTTAATTTTAATGCCAATTGATTTTGCAATAGAAATAGCAGTGTATATATCGTCTATATTTTGGAATTTAGTTTCTGGTAGATAATGAAATATAGCTTCTTTTATACTAATTTGCGTAAAAGGATGTTGAAAATCTAATTCATAATTTCCATAATTTATGATATTTTTACCTAATACTTTTTGTGTTACCGATTTTAATAAATCTTGAACCAAACTGATGATATCGCGATAATCGGCATAAGCCATATATATTTCCATCATTGTAAACTCAGGATTATGATGTGAAGATATACCTTCATTACGAAAATTACGATTTATTTCAAATATTCGTTCGAAACCACCTATCACTAATTTTTTTAGATATAATTCTGGAGCGATGCGTAGATACATATCGATTCCTAATTTATTATGATGTGTAATGAAAGGATGTGCTATAGCTCCTCCTGCGATTGTATGCATCATTGGTGTCTCTACTTCCATGAAATTATTTTTCATCATGAATTGACGTATTTCAGAAATAATTAAAGAACGTATCCTAAATGTTTTTCTTGTTTTTTCATTAATAATTAAGTCTAAATATCTTTGACGATATTTTGTTTCTTGATTGTTTAAACCATGAAATTTATCTGGTAATGGACGTAATGCTTTAGTTAACAATCGAATTTCTTTGCAATATATTGATAGTTCCCCAGTACGCGTTCTAAATAATGTTCCGCGTGCTCCTATGATATCTCCTAAATCCCATTGTTTTATATTTTCATCGTATAAATTTATTGATAATGAATCAGCAGTAATATACAATTGTATGCAACCTTCAATATCTCGTATAGTTATAAAAGATGCTTTTCCCATGATACGTTGACTGATTATGCGTCCTGCTATGTTGACTTCAATGTTTAATTGTATTAATTCTGAATTGGATGTATGAGCGTATTTTTTGTGTAGTTGATTAGAAATAGAACTACGACGAAAATTATTTGGAAATGCTGCGCCTTTTTTACGGAGTTTTGATAGTTTTTTTCGACGAATATTTAATTCATCATCGACATTAAATTTTTTATGTGATTGATCTTTTGAATATATGCGTTTAGTCATTGTAAGTCTCGCTTAGAGTATTTTTGATGCTAATTTTTATGAAATCGTCTAGATCTCCATCTAAAACAGCTTTAACATTACGTTTTTCAAAACCAGTACGCAAATCTTTAACTCTAGAATTATCCAAAATATAAGATCGTATTTGACTACCCCAAGTGATATTTACTTTGTTGTTTTCTCTCATTTTTTTTTCATAATTTTTTTTTTGTAATTCAAGCTCATATAATTTAGCTTTTAGTTGCTTCATGGCTTGATTTTTATTTTTGTGTTGTGAACGATCACTTTGACATTGGGTAACGATATTTGTCGGTATATGGGTAATGCGTACTGCAGATTCTGTACGGTTGACATGTTGACCTCCTGCTCCAGAAGCTCGATAAACATCACAACGTAAATCTTCTGGACGAATGTGAATATTTATACTATCATCTAATTCTGGATACACAAATACTGAAGCAAATGAAGTATGACGTCTTCCAGCAGAATCAAAAGGACTT
This sequence is a window from Blochmannia endosymbiont of Camponotus sp. C-003. Protein-coding genes within it:
- the lysS gene encoding lysine--tRNA ligase, with protein sequence MTKRIYSKDQSHKKFNVDDELNIRRKKLSKLRKKGAAFPNNFRRSSISNQLHKKYAHTSNSELIQLNIEVNIAGRIISQRIMGKASFITIRDIEGCIQLYITADSLSINLYDENIKQWDLGDIIGARGTLFRTRTGELSIYCKEIRLLTKALRPLPDKFHGLNNQETKYRQRYLDLIINEKTRKTFRIRSLIISEIRQFMMKNNFMEVETPMMHTIAGGAIAHPFITHHNKLGIDMYLRIAPELYLKKLVIGGFERIFEINRNFRNEGISSHHNPEFTMMEIYMAYADYRDIISLVQDLLKSVTQKVLGKNIINYGNYELDFQHPFTQISIKEAIFHYLPETKFQNIDDIYTAISIAKSIGIKIKNYWTLHRIHMAIFEEAIEKKIIQPTCITSYPIEVSPLARRNDTNPECADRFELFIAGREIGNGFSELNDPEDQKKRFLKQTYEKRDKNNNNNVHINYDSDYLIALEYGLPPTAGIGIGIDRLIMLLTNNHTIRDVILFPTLRPK